The Chrysoperla carnea chromosome X, inChrCarn1.1, whole genome shotgun sequence genome includes a region encoding these proteins:
- the LOC123302353 gene encoding transcription factor EC isoform X2 has product MTLGDSGCITKKVIAPKCILRIKCPPTFKTSNPQSRTQLKLQLMREQQQEIVRKSLQASQESQTSNSTNTDDISTTLVKVPITSIGIDLPPQVLKVRTQLENPTRYHVIEKQKSQVRQYITESFGNVSSSHNGFFCPSSTVPSNNVKSQTTKVTHLRTGIPQTAPCTFISDAEDNRTMGYAHLPSDVRNDFFTGSNASPDTQTVSPSLSSVATSASEADDLLGDVFSTLESDTMKTLDQNDITSLCSSNDLQIKPEPVLLSDAEIHALAKDRQKKDNHNMIERRRRFNINDRIKELGTLLPKNNDPYYEIVRDIRPNKGTILKSSVEYIKCLKNEVQRLKQDEVRRKQIETQNRKLMLRIQELELQAKSHGLPVQDMTWQQISNNLSSNEFAVSNVPSTPNPNNNNIFRYNPISSKTILLETPQLPKKVDAPALTVTQMDDIIEDDYHHGLQTRGDPMLSSPSTVYQPSALLSPHKNPMLSPGSPHSIELNTDPLADIDMVD; this is encoded by the exons cCCACCAACATTCAAAACATCAAATCCACAATCTCGGACACAATTGAAGTTACAATTGATGCGAGAACAGCAACAAGAAATAGTTAGAAAATCACTTCAAGCATCACAAGAATCACAAACAAGCAACTCAACAAACACAGATGATATATCAACAACATTAGTTAAAGTTCCTATAACAAGTATAGGCATCGACTTACCACCACAAGTTCTAAAAGTTCGCACTCAATTAGAGAATCCCACACGATACCATGTTATTGAAAAACAGAAAAGTCAAGTGCGACAATATATAACAGAATCATTTGGTAATGTATCATCGTCACATAATGGATTCTTTTGTCCTTCGTCTACTGTGCCATCAAATAACGTAAAATCACAAACTACTAAAGTAACACACCTGCGAACAGGAATTCCTCAAACGGCTCCATGTACATTTATTTCCGATGCCGAAGATAATCGAACCATGGGTTATGCACATTTACCATCGGACGTTCGTAATGATTTCTTTACTGGATCAAATGCGAGTCCAGACACTCAAACGGTTTCACCTAGCTTAAGTTCCGTTGCCACAAGTGCATCAGAg gCTGACGATTTACTAGGAGATGTTTTCTCCACATTAGAATCAGATACGATGAAAACACTAGACCAAAATGATATCACGAGTTTATGCAGCAGTAACGATTTACAAATTAAACCAGAACCTGTTCTTCTTAGTGATGCGGAAATTCATGCGCTGGCAAAAGATCGGCAGAAAAAGGATAATCATAACATGA ttgAGCGTCGACGAAGGTTTAACATAAACGATAGAATTAAAGAACTAGGAACGCTGCTACCGAAAAACAACGATCCTTATTATGAAATAGTGCGTGATATACGGCCTAATAAAGGGACAATACTCAAATCCTCAGTAGAATATATTAAGTGCCTTAAGAATGAAGTACAACGTCTTAAACAAGATGAAGTGAGACGAAAACAAATTGAAAcccaaaatcgaaaattaatgcTACGTATACAG gaattGGAATTACAAGCAAAATCACACGGATTACCAGTTCAAGATATGACATGGCaacaaatatcaaataatttgtcATCAAATGAATTTGCGGTGTCAAATGTACCATCAACACCCAATCCTAACAATAACAACATTTTCCGATACAAtccaatttcatcaaaaacaatattattagaaaCACCACAACTACCAAAG aaggtTGATGCACCGGCATTAACCGTAACACAAATGGATGACATTATAGAAGATGATTACCATCATGGTCTACAAACTCGAGGAGATCCAATGCTATCGTCACCAAGCACCGTGTACCAACCAAGTGCCTTATTGTCACCTCATAAAAATCCAATGCTGTCACCAGGATCTCCACATTCGATTGAATTAAACACCGATCCATTAGCAGATATAGATAtggttgattaa
- the LOC123302353 gene encoding transcription factor EC isoform X1: MNESGIDLGFDLVDQPSLLDIDFDFDGYLDPPAQNFYELKSTVPPTERPPTFKTSNPQSRTQLKLQLMREQQQEIVRKSLQASQESQTSNSTNTDDISTTLVKVPITSIGIDLPPQVLKVRTQLENPTRYHVIEKQKSQVRQYITESFGNVSSSHNGFFCPSSTVPSNNVKSQTTKVTHLRTGIPQTAPCTFISDAEDNRTMGYAHLPSDVRNDFFTGSNASPDTQTVSPSLSSVATSASEADDLLGDVFSTLESDTMKTLDQNDITSLCSSNDLQIKPEPVLLSDAEIHALAKDRQKKDNHNMIERRRRFNINDRIKELGTLLPKNNDPYYEIVRDIRPNKGTILKSSVEYIKCLKNEVQRLKQDEVRRKQIETQNRKLMLRIQELELQAKSHGLPVQDMTWQQISNNLSSNEFAVSNVPSTPNPNNNNIFRYNPISSKTILLETPQLPKKVDAPALTVTQMDDIIEDDYHHGLQTRGDPMLSSPSTVYQPSALLSPHKNPMLSPGSPHSIELNTDPLADIDMVD; the protein is encoded by the exons cCCACCAACATTCAAAACATCAAATCCACAATCTCGGACACAATTGAAGTTACAATTGATGCGAGAACAGCAACAAGAAATAGTTAGAAAATCACTTCAAGCATCACAAGAATCACAAACAAGCAACTCAACAAACACAGATGATATATCAACAACATTAGTTAAAGTTCCTATAACAAGTATAGGCATCGACTTACCACCACAAGTTCTAAAAGTTCGCACTCAATTAGAGAATCCCACACGATACCATGTTATTGAAAAACAGAAAAGTCAAGTGCGACAATATATAACAGAATCATTTGGTAATGTATCATCGTCACATAATGGATTCTTTTGTCCTTCGTCTACTGTGCCATCAAATAACGTAAAATCACAAACTACTAAAGTAACACACCTGCGAACAGGAATTCCTCAAACGGCTCCATGTACATTTATTTCCGATGCCGAAGATAATCGAACCATGGGTTATGCACATTTACCATCGGACGTTCGTAATGATTTCTTTACTGGATCAAATGCGAGTCCAGACACTCAAACGGTTTCACCTAGCTTAAGTTCCGTTGCCACAAGTGCATCAGAg gCTGACGATTTACTAGGAGATGTTTTCTCCACATTAGAATCAGATACGATGAAAACACTAGACCAAAATGATATCACGAGTTTATGCAGCAGTAACGATTTACAAATTAAACCAGAACCTGTTCTTCTTAGTGATGCGGAAATTCATGCGCTGGCAAAAGATCGGCAGAAAAAGGATAATCATAACATGA ttgAGCGTCGACGAAGGTTTAACATAAACGATAGAATTAAAGAACTAGGAACGCTGCTACCGAAAAACAACGATCCTTATTATGAAATAGTGCGTGATATACGGCCTAATAAAGGGACAATACTCAAATCCTCAGTAGAATATATTAAGTGCCTTAAGAATGAAGTACAACGTCTTAAACAAGATGAAGTGAGACGAAAACAAATTGAAAcccaaaatcgaaaattaatgcTACGTATACAG gaattGGAATTACAAGCAAAATCACACGGATTACCAGTTCAAGATATGACATGGCaacaaatatcaaataatttgtcATCAAATGAATTTGCGGTGTCAAATGTACCATCAACACCCAATCCTAACAATAACAACATTTTCCGATACAAtccaatttcatcaaaaacaatattattagaaaCACCACAACTACCAAAG aaggtTGATGCACCGGCATTAACCGTAACACAAATGGATGACATTATAGAAGATGATTACCATCATGGTCTACAAACTCGAGGAGATCCAATGCTATCGTCACCAAGCACCGTGTACCAACCAAGTGCCTTATTGTCACCTCATAAAAATCCAATGCTGTCACCAGGATCTCCACATTCGATTGAATTAAACACCGATCCATTAGCAGATATAGATAtggttgattaa